The following is a genomic window from Methanomicrobia archaeon.
CCTGGCTGCCGAGGCCGCGAATGGGTGGAGCCCGGAGGGTTCTTACCGATACCCCCCCCTCCGTATGAGGTCCTCGCGCACATCCTCTAACTTCCGCGTTGCCGCATTCACCTTCTCCCGGACCTCGTCCTCCACCGACCGCATACTCACGCGTACTGATCGCTCTCGCTCCTTCATGTCCCGCTCGATGTTTCGCAGGCGCTCGTCGATGCTCAGGAACAAGAGCGCGAGCATTCCCACGATGATCACCGCGGAAAGCGCAATCGCGGGATCCTTATACTTGCTCCACAATCGATACGTGAGCACGAAGGTAGAGAACACCATCACTATCGAGAATATAATGTTCCGTGGTTCCATACTCTCTCTTCTCCCCTTCCTCCTTCTTAACTCCGCTGGAAATTCGTGACCATAGTATTTTAGCTTTCCGTTCCTATTTAAACTATAAGCCTCCTTCCGCCGGACTAATAACTACGTGAGTAGCAATGCAACGAACAGTGCTCATCCTCGCAGGTGGCAAGGGACAGCGATTCAACTCGCGCGATAAGTGCTTCATCGTTTTAAACCGCAAAACGCTCCTTCAACACGTTATTGACAACCTCGCCGACCTGGCGGATGAGATCATCATCGCCGCACGAGATGAGCAGCAGGGCACACGAATCAGACTGCAGATACCCAACAACGTCGTGGTGGTCTTCGATTCTATACGTGGCTTCGGACCGCTGGCCGGCGTGCTCTCCGGCCTGGAGCGTGCATCATCGCCCTACTCGCTCGTTATCGGCTGCGATATGCCCTTTGTCAACAGACGCGTGGTGGAACTGCTCTTTACGGAAGCGGAGCGCGGTAATTACAGCGCGGTCGTTCCCACCTGGGAGAACGGTATGGTAGAGCCGTTACATGCGGTCTACAAGAAGGAACCCACGCTCGCGGCGGTCCGGAACTCGATCACGAACGGCAACGAGCGGATGTTCAACGTGCTGCTCCAGCTCAAGAACGTTTATTACCTGCCGGTGGCCCGAATTCGGGCACTCGCACCGGAGTTAACGACCTTACGCAATATCAATACGCCCGAGGAGTTACAGGCGTGCAGGCAGATCGCTCAGTGACGGTGCGAAGAAACCCGAAAGCGACGTATAGGTACGTGCTCCTATGCGCTCTTCCGAGGGGGGTATGCTCTATCCTATCCTATCCTATCCTATTCTATCCTATCAACCCACCCGCTGTTTCTTCTTGCACAACTGCGAGAGATAAAGGCGGAAGGGCGTTCGTTCCCTGGCCTGGACGTGGACTCTTCCCCCTTTCAGCGACTGCATAATTGCCCGGTGGTCAGGCATGCGCGCGGCCTCCACATCCGCGTCCACCGCTACGGTCGCGAGCCCAACGCAGTCGGCGGAATGTGCATCGCTGCCCGCAACGGCTATCTTAGCGGTTCGCTTCGCCGTTCGCTGTGCCCACCAATTCCCGATGCCCGTGAAATACCGTGAATTGAAGACCTCAATTGCCGCTATCTCAGGATGTATGCAGATGTTGCCGATACTGTTACGAAAGGGATGATAGGGATGTGGCGCGATGATCAGGACGCTCTGCGCGTGTTCGTGTTCGCAGTGCCGCACCGCCCGGATTGTTTCCCTCACGCTCATGCCACGCGCTATGACCTCCTCGAGACCGAGCACGAGCAGATGACCCTGCGCGGTGCTCACCTCCTCGCCCGGAATGATCAGGAAATCCAGGTCATGAGCGGTTACGTAGTCACGCGCAGCCTGAACCCCGGCAATCGTATTGTGGTCACAGATCGCGAGACCGTCAAGCCCACGCGCCCGCGCAACCGCAATTATCCGCTCTACCGTATCGTGACCGTCAACCGA
Proteins encoded in this region:
- a CDS encoding PHP domain-containing protein gives rise to the protein MTRTFTLDLHVHTNYSVDGHDTVERIIAVARARGLDGLAICDHNTIAGVQAARDYVTAHDLDFLIIPGEEVSTAQGHLLVLGLEEVIARGMSVRETIRAVRHCEHEHAQSVLIIAPHPYHPFRNSIGNICIHPEIAAIEVFNSRYFTGIGNWWAQRTAKRTAKIAVAGSDAHSADCVGLATVAVDADVEAARMPDHRAIMQSLKGGRVHVQARERTPFRLYLSQLCKKKQRVG
- a CDS encoding molybdenum cofactor guanylyltransferase, giving the protein MQRTVLILAGGKGQRFNSRDKCFIVLNRKTLLQHVIDNLADLADEIIIAARDEQQGTRIRLQIPNNVVVVFDSIRGFGPLAGVLSGLERASSPYSLVIGCDMPFVNRRVVELLFTEAERGNYSAVVPTWENGMVEPLHAVYKKEPTLAAVRNSITNGNERMFNVLLQLKNVYYLPVARIRALAPELTTLRNINTPEELQACRQIAQ